In Labrus mixtus chromosome 9, fLabMix1.1, whole genome shotgun sequence, the DNA window TTTGTTGAAACTGAGGGCCTTGTGTTGTGCCTTGAGTATTCAACACAACATTAGAGCCTGGCTTTCCAGTCAGAAAGGTTACATTCTGCGCAGTGGAAACTGGAATTTGCTGCAACCCTAGCGTCTTGTGGGCATCATTTTGAGATGGTTGGgatatttgttgttgctgctgttgttgctgtttgaagaGTTTGGGTTGAATGGCTCCCCCCTGAGGAGGTTTGGGCTGAATGGGTGTTGGTGTGCGCTGGATGATCACGTTCTGCATGATTTGGCCTTGATTTTGCACCTGGGGTCCAATTCCTGAACTAAGAGAGGTGCTGCCAAAGCCCACAAGCCCAGCAGGAGCAGTCATTGTGCAGccgctgctgctgtttgtgctgctgacaCAAACAGCTGGTCCATTTAAAGCTGGAGATCCCAAAGTGGTTTTGTTACCTTGGATCAGAAGTCCACCCCCTGAGCCTCCAAGTGCTGCCTGAGAACCAGTAGCTGATACCTCTGGCCCGGATTGGTGCAGCTGGTAACCACCCATGGCTTTAGCCAGGATTGGCTGTCCAGATTGATTGATAGTCATGACTGTAGGCTGACCCACAACCTGAATCTGTCCAATACCTAAATGTCCCGACTGACTCCCATTAGGAAGAGCTTGAAGACTTGAAATGGGTTGAAGTGTCACGTTTCCAAGGCCCACAGGCTGCATAAATGGCTGAACACTAATGGCCTTATTCATCACCTGGGGTTGGAGCTGAAGGCCCTGCTGAGCCAGGACTGACCCCAGCATGTCTGCTGTGGCATTGGGAGGAGTAGCAGTGGTGCTTGGGGCTGACCCAGGGAAAATTGTTGCTGCTCCTCCAACACCTATGCCTACACCAACAGTGGTGCCTCCAGCCCCAGACAGGCTGGCATCAGGCAGTGTCTGAACCACCTGTGTAAGGCCTGGAATTCCAAAGGAGCCCAGATCCAACTCAGCCTCTGCCTCCTGTAAACTTTGCTCAGTGATGTTTGCTTCAGCCAAGCTCTGCTGCAGGATGTCACACGGCTCGTGATTTGTCCCAATGCCATTGCTCCCACCGTCGCCACCAGGGGATCCTCCCAAGATGTCATCATCTTCCAGGAAGTCCAGGTCAACACTGACTCTGGGCAGGCCTGTCGGCTCATTGGCCGACAGCTGGACTGCAGGCTGGACCTCTGGAACATGGCCCTTTAAGTGAAGAAGGAAAGTCAAGAGGAGAGAAGTGAAACCAGGTGATTGGTGAATTTCTGATGAATATGCATGATGGCAGGAATGCAAACATGAAAACCCCTCAAAAACCTCTTGTCTCATTGCAGAAAATCAAAGATTGTAGAGTGTAGAACTGTTAGTGGAAAGGGAGGATATTTGGAGGTGCATGCTACATGGATGGATagaaaacagaaggaaaagGATGGGGGATTTTACTCACCCCAGTGGTAGAGAAGAACGAGCTGGAGGGGTCACTCGAACCATCCAAAAGGTCGTCAGTGTCCAACTACAGACACACCCACCCAGGAAAGGACAGACAGAAACCAAAGGGACCCACACAGGCAGGAAAAAGCCACCAggacagagaaacaaaaggaccatcaaaaggaggaggagggcaagAAATGGACAGAACAAAGTCCAGAGAACCAAGATGGTAAAGAATCAGCAAAAACATAAGCgacagggggggagggggggcaaaaTTATAAGAATAACACAGAGTTGGGAAGCGTTAGTATTTGCATTTCGTATTTAAAAGGAAAGGGAGGCTGAAAAAATTGATAGAGCCATCAATAAGTAGAAGAAGcagtaaaatagaaaatagtGGGGACGTGGGTTTCAGTGTGCGAGTAATCTGATCGTGACTTCAACACAGTTTGAGGCAAGACTTAActaaaatgtgcagaaataaGACCTCCTCACCACATCAAACCAGtgaacacacagtttaaaactaTCAATTgtgtcctctttcttttttctctcttactcACATGGGTCTCAGATCCATGAAGAAAGTCATTGAGAGCTTCTGGGTCACTGCAGGAGAAAACAATGtgatttacaaaaatgtgatttacaACAGAACAAGGCGAACCATGCAGCCGAACATTTAGCCAAAGATAAAATACACTATGTCAATAATGACTTACCAAATTACATCTAGAAGGCACCTGCCGTCTTCATCATCCATGACAACTGTTGAGGATGAAATAGCCCAATGATaatttgttcattaaaaaaatccttGTCACAAATCAATaatatgtcaaatgttttacaaactaATTTaaatttctattttattttgacatgagTTAGTCacagataatgatgatgaattaTAAAACAGCAAAACCTTCATCAAATATCCTCTGCCTCTGATTGGACTAATGTCATTTTGTTATACATGATTTGGAAATGTTTCATAGACGTACAGTTTTAATGACACTTGAGGGATTCTTCTCCACATTAATGTACTACTTTAACAAAGACTGTTCttacagaaaataaaccttTCTATTTCTGTGTTGATGCTGCAATACAAAATGTGgtacataataaaataaataaaaccccaAAAACGTAATATATTgcatagcatgtttcctaaatgtctgatgatacagtatggtcattttatgatttaattcagtagatgtTGCTCCttaaagaaatatgttttttttaatttaaatgttgttattatttcttTACAATTCCcgacacaaattaaaaataaagcttCTGTATCGTAATTCAACATTAATAAAAATGCAGTGTGAGTAGCTCTTTTTCCAATAATCCCTGTTTACATGACGTAAACTAGTGTAATGACACAAAACATTTATGAATGgacttcaacaaacacaaaccatatgttgtgtttcttccatAAAGCAGTCTACAATCgaaaacatgaatcatttttgAACAGTTTAAACAtatcaaattaaatataaagcttCTGTATCGTAATTCAACTCTTTTTCCAATAATTCCTGTTTACATGACGTAAACTAGTGTGATGACACAAAACATTAGGCTACATtacttttgctgctttgagGATAAAACAAGCCCAGTGGTATCAATATCACCACTCATATCAATAATGctgcacactgtgtgtttttaattttaataacaataactctttccacaagtagAAGTGTAAATACCTTGTATTATTTTTTCACCCTTTATTTAACGGATGTAAATAtgattgatttttaacttctcgttatttttaataattacattcctgcttcctgttgtaacacaataaagtttatctttatctttatgaaTGGActtccacaaacaaacacaaaccataTGTTGCGTTTCTTCCACAAATCAGTCTACAATCgaaaacatgaatcatttttgaacactttaaaacacataaaagttTTGATACAATCATCGCAAACAGGAAAACATAGTTAAGAAGTCTTAAAGAGCTGAAACTTGAGTTGTGTGAGCTGTGCACAGAGGAGAAGACAACACACTGAAAACGCGCGGTTTTCACGCAGACCTGCAGAAAATATTCGCAGCTCGTCTCACGAACTGtgcaaaaacacttttcaacaacacaaccatcaagTCACATAACATTTTCCCTCGGATTTTACGAGGgggtggtgggtggggggggcatATCCCTACCTGCTGCTCTGTGGAGGCAGCGAGTCGGAGCCATTGCTCGGTCACAGAAGAACCAGTACGCAGGATATGAATGGAAACCCTGCAAGCGGCTTGCTACATGCTAcctgctgttttcacacacattttcttgcACATTCCGCCGATTTTTTCCTCACAGTGTGCGATATTTAATGGCAACGAGAGACACTTGATGctctaattaaataaaaacgATTGATCTCCAAACCAGCATCCTGGCATTTTGATGCATCTGGGTTGCATTTCGAGTAGCCTAGCTGGTTAGCCTGCTAAGCCAAGTAGCTATCAACAATATCCAGACGTACGCGCTAGCTTTAGCCTTTGACATTCAAAACAAACCACAGAGTGACACAGTTTTGACACTCGTACGGCACCAAAGAACCTCAACTCCACCAGGACGGAGTACTATTGTCTGTTTAGGAGTGCAAACGCAATTGCGCAGCGAGCTATCTGTCCCCACTTGCAGGTAAAATATGAGTTAATGTAGGGACACTCTTGGATCAGGGGGGTATGTTTGGGAATTCGATGGAAAATGACTATTATCGCCGGGTCGTGCAGCAGTGTGGCGCTTCGATTGCGGCAGCTGTGCAGTTTGTGGCTTCGCTGCAGAACACAAAtattgcagctttgttgcagtTATTAGGATAAATAGTGAAATAGCTACACCGTAACAAACTCACCCGAGACGATAGAGGTGCAGGCAGCGCGGGGTCTCCAGGACAGCCTCGCACGGGCTGCTGTACAGGACCCAACTACAGGCAGGAAACAGGAGACTTCCGTTTTGCCTGATCTAAATATGGGCATCGTCTTTATCGAAATGTATCGAAGGTGGAGGGTTTATTGaatatggaagcgattagtgatcttctaatttgaaaattcaaatgcattaacagaaatgcttttttttttgttctgaatatgagtgtattatttgactcaaaaataaaattatgattaatttatctaatttgaattttagttttcaacttcaaaaattgcacattctttgactaaattaaaatgaggaagaaaatgacatttgctttatcattttcaaaaaaatgtatcataattcaaatgaaaaagctcattttaaaatgaaaatacagtagcAGAAACAAcgttttaactttcagaatataggtgcattatttgacctatatttaaaatgaatattcagtcatccagtttaagtttgcattatacttttactctctatgtatgcatagaGATgggtgaaaaattaaaaaacatttctcttaatacatttgaattttaaaattagctttatcatttgaattctgatcactaattgCTTCCATAATTGAATGACTATGATTGTCGTGTAATGTGAAAACGAAAGCTCTGGCATGCTGAATTTAACTTCGTCTTAGGTGTAGATATGTTTATATGTGataatgtaaaacattttgataaaaCAATATCGAAGGTGGAAGTTTGCAGGAaaatagttttagttttaataaagtattttaatgaCAGTCGGTGTTCAAATATATTGCACTCGGTTACGTGTGTCTTGATCTGCTTTGAGGATGAGGCTTTGGTTTAAAAAGTGGTTATGTATCCGTGACATTTGTGCTCTAATTAGCCTaattaaacaaacatatttcccagatatgtttatgtaaaaaataGCTTTTGCTTATGTTCAAAACGTAGCCTGAGTCTATATGAAACTTTGTAAACAAGGAAAAAAGACCCCATcacagtgtgtaaaaaaaactttgtgacAATGTGAAGTTTGGGGACTTTTCCTCATCAAAGCTGTCTTCTGAAGCTTAAATCATACAGGACTTAACAAACCACTTTGTATTTTTGGGAACCGATGTTTAAAGAGTAATAAACACCCTAATCCAACAGCCAACATAGGACTGGAACAGCAAaagcttcatgtttttaaaaatctttagaCAAAAATAGATTGTGCTATCAGTGGAGAttgtatgtaaatgtgtgtattcCCAACCTCTTAATCGTGGTTAAATATTATGATAGCAGTGATTTATTATGTGAGTGCTTTTCTTATCAGCACCTCAAACAACTTGTATCGTCATAGgagcaaatattttttttaaattagtatAAAGTATAAATCGTGAgcttaatttaacattttaaagtaaatatttagACTGGGGTCAAGAACAATATAGTATTCTATTTTAataatagactgtaaataatactGGCAATctctatacagtctatgattgtTTTGTACCATGAGATGCATTCAGGTCTCTGTCGAAAATATTGCAGTTATGAATTGGTAACGAGATATAGGCAAACTGAGAATTTGTTGAATGGCAATATATTAAATGAGACTCAAGGTAAACGTATTAATGATCAGTATGAATGGTAACAATCGGCTGTTATGTCACAGTTAATTagttaatttaattaaatcactttaaacagttacataaaacaacacagccTCATTTGGGAGTTTGAATCCCcgataaattatatttaaaaaaatgctcatGTGCTGTTGCTGGTAATTCACAGCAGTAGTTAGTCTCTATTTGTTAGTAGgccttaatgttttttttttatttcttttttattagaaacattGCTGTGGATATTCTAGCATCGGAAGTGTCGATGGCGGAGATTCGATGGCGGAGTTTCGGAagagcacctgaacgcagctgTTTCCACTACAGTCACATGACGTAGGCGTTGGGTTTGCTGATGACGTGACAAGGCGTACAAGAAGAAAACCCTCCGCTACTAGCGCTGGTTAGCGAGTTTGTTGACTTTTGTGTCTCCTTGTTTCTCCTCGAAGTCAGCGCGGTTACGAAGGAAAATGGACAATAGCGGGAAAGAAAAGGAGGCCATGGCTTTAATGGCTGAGGccgaaaagaaaatgaaatcctCTCAGTCGTTTTTCGGAGCGATGTTTGGGTGAGTATGTGAGGGAGCTACTGCTGGGCTAAGCTAGCCAATGGACAGCTAGGCGGAAGGTGATAGATGATTTCAGACCTGATGGCAGGAGGAAAAACTATCCcacaacagacaaacatcaACACTGATCTGCTTTTATTCTATTATCAAACTGGACATGCTACTTTATATTCCTTCAGATCACTAACACGAGGATTACATTGTGTGGAAAACAGCTGCTGTATGTTGTATGTGTGGTTTAATAATGACAGTGTTGGATCTGGTAGCTCCTTGTGACATATTCAGGTTAATATGTAATCAGGACAAGTCATCTAACATTTAATTTGCGCAATAACACCGCAAGTACATTGTGTATTATCTGAAATGTTGTTGCTGTAACGCCATCTACTGGGAAACACTCACAAGGGCAGCATGTCCATCACATGTGTTTGCGTTGCATCAGATTTGTAATACAGCACTTAaagtaacacaacaaacatataATCCAAGTGATCATACTGTATCAATGGTTTAGCCATGCAGGCTAATTTTTgatgacatttaagaaaacattaaaaaaaaaaagcatacaggaAAATGCAGCACACAAAACATAGACACAAGAACACAtaagcataaaaaataaaacaacacaagtgtttgttaaaaacataACACATACGCATGGAAGCAATTGATAAAgcagcacacagacataaaataaaaatgtgtaacgTATAGCGTTAAATACATGagcatttaaacacagacaaaatcaCCATGCACAGACAAGGagtatatataaacacaaacaaggagcatatataaacacagacaaggagcatatataagcACAGACAAGGagtatatataaacacagactacAAGTAAAGACAAAGTAAATTAATCCAGATTATGGCAGCATGTCTgattgtttgtgtatgtaaacAACAGCCATGTGTAACAATAGTTGTTATATGGTAAAGCAGACGATTAAAGTGTCTTTACTTTTGAGTTCTTTGTCTTACGACCGGTTGTTTATAATTTTGttaattaagtaaaaaaaagtctactcttttattagttattttattgatatcaattaaaaatgtcataataatagatagatagatagatacatactttattgatcccgagggaaattcaaagcatccagtagcaggttacaaagatgtacatgacatgaaacgtttgttacaaattaaaccacaaaaccaaaaaataagTTTTGCACAATATTGAGCAGCAATGCATATTTATATGTCCTGATTTTGCACAATATTGCATATTAGTTAAGAAATAAATATCCCTATTTTAGCATTGGGTCATTTTTGTCTTAACGCTGTTGTGTCCTTTACTGGTAATTTTCCATATCACTCAGCAATACTCTGCACGTGTTTGTGCACTAATCACATGTGCTGTCACATAGGGGTTCCTCGAAGATGGAAGAGGCCTGTGACATGTATGTGAGGGCAGCCAACATGTTCAAAATGGCCAAAAATTGGTGTGGTAAGAGTTTTTCATTACAGGCAGAATAAGCAAGTGTAGTTAATGCCCTCTCCCTTGCCAAGGTCTGCAAAGTCTATTATCCCTCTAACATGAAATATTATCCTTTCAGCTGCAGGAAATGCATTCTCCCAGGCTGCTCTCCTTCACCTCCAGATGCAGAGCAAACATGATGCAGCAACTAACTTCATAGATGCTGGAAATGCCTTCAAAAAAGCAGATCCACAAGGTAATAATTACTCTAAACAGACCATGGAGTATTTAGCTGTTGAAGCTCACGTGTAACACTCTTTTTACAAGCTGCCCTACCTTGGTCACTACAGTCTCATCATTTAGAAAAAGTGCCTTTACAGCACTTTTCATGCTACGTAATATTTCATGATGACGGCAGCACCTGCCTTGAGTGGTTTGTCAGGCTCCACTCACGCGCAGAAATCCTCTAACATCGCTGTTTTCGATCTCTTTTGCCTTACTTTTCAAGGTATTTTTCTGGCCTTTGAACAAGCTATTGTATGACAACTTGAAATGGTGCAGtaaaagcaaagagaaacatgaacacaataCCGGCCTTTACACCCCAACCTGCAGCTTTATAGTACTGTTTTATTTACCTGCAACGCACCAGAGACTCTGGCCGCAAAATCGCCCATTGTCACCAAATAACAGCTGATCCACTGGGCATTTTATCATGAAAAACGCAACTAAATCGTTTTGGATTTGGTTATGTGGCTGTCTTCACACGGATTCTCAGGGATATCCAAGCTCAGGTCTTCAGGCCAGTACTCAAAACTACAATCAGGCGGAAGAACAGCCCATCTTCAGCCAAAAAACTACTGCTGGTACTGTTACTATCGGGAGATGTGCATCTACTGTAAATCCTGGGCCCCTTTTCCACTCAGCGGTTGACTCAACGGTGCAAACCATCATCCCGAGGCAGTCAGAGCCATTGGCAGTGACTACAACTCTCCAACCAATGATAATATACACAACATCCCTGCAACTCACCCTGACTCCGATGCCGGACGGCGTCTATCCCAGCGGAGCAGACGCTGCCCCTAGAAGTCAACTGATGGGTGGAAGGCCTAGTCCTGCCATCACTGCTGGAAACGCAGCGCCAGGTAGCCGGCAATCCACAAGTGCTTTGGGAGAGCCAGATGGGCTCATGCAGCGGCTGCAGTTACGTGTTTCAGGCTCAGACAAGAGCACAGAGCTTACGTTGTCGTCCAGCACAAGTAGCTACTTCAGCGGCAGCACAACATTTTCTTGACTCTGGGGTGAGTCGTGTGCCTTGTATTAATCCGCACAATATACCAGTTATAGACTGTCATCCTCACGACGACTCATCTGCCACAGCAGACAAACGTTGGGGGCAATGTGTCAGGGTCAACAAGTCTGGTCTGCATACCAACAACATGGGAGTACAGCAAGGGTCTGTGCTTGATCCACTGTTGTTTACAAAATACATGAATGACCTACCGAAATGCTGTCCGGATGTCAACTGCCTGATGTACGCAGATGACACTGTCATCCATGTTTTCACTGAAACACCCAGCTTGGCAGGTGAGAGCCTGACCCAGGCATCACAGAACATCTCTCAGAAACCCATGAGATTGCATCACTGCGATATGTCAAGAAAACACAAGCTTTTgagctttaattttttttatgagtTTTAGGATCCTTAAActggtttttaaatgtctaaataaTCCTGCAGCACCACTGTTTTCTGAATTAGCCATTGGGTGTCAGGGGCTCATAGGGCGATCACATGAGCCTTGTCCCAATGTACAAGACCTCTTTTGGtctttctgctttctctgcaaagGGGGCAAAAAACTGTGGAACGCTCTACCTACCAATATAAAGCTAGAGACCAATAGTAACGCTTTTAACAGACGACTCAAACAATggctaaaatcaaaaacaacagtGCTCTCATGAATAGCTTGCAACTGGTTTATTGTCTGATCATGTTGGCTTTGTTTTGTAGCTTATATATGTAGGTAATTTTGAATGTATTGCTTCTCCTTCTGTCATTGTATtgttattgtacattttattattcTGGTCTttcttattatcattatttctttattattttcattctcACTATtattacttttgtttttctctcaaaaagcctcctgtggacaagTTTGTGctaaatctgtctgtctgtcttttgcATCTGTGCAGTAGAAAATAGAAATGTGGGATATTGACTGCTTTGTATTGgagaaaagtgaaataaaaaatgatcacaCATTCTTGAACACAGGAGAATTTGCGAATCCACTTTTGCCTTTAACTTTGCATGTAACACGGCCGGTTGCTTCTAATTTTGTtgataatgtgaaaaaaacatagTCTAcgcttctttgttttcatctgaTGTCGATTCACTGGATAATTCCAGTCAGACGGACTATTCATTGTATCTGAAAGTTATTGTTTCTCTCAACAGAGGCTATAAACTGCTTAAACCGAGCTATTGAAATATACACTGATATGGTGAGTCTGAACTGGttctttaaatttgaaattactgaattttaaaaatgtgtatctGAACTTACTTATAAAAGGTTTCTCCTCCTGTTGTCTGTTAGGGTCGCTTCACCATTGCAGCCAAACATCACATCACCATTGCAGAAATATACGAGACAGAGCTGGTTGACATCGACAAGGTCAGATGAGATAGaaattgtttttcatgtttattaagTTCAGGAAAGACTGCTAATTGAACTGCTACTAGCAGTTTATATGAAGATCATAATCTTGTTTTGTCCAATTTACATTGCAGGCCATTGCTCATTACGAACAGGCAGCAGATTATTACAAAGGTGAAGAATCCACAAGGTGACTATCTGAAATTAGCACATTTTTGTCTTGTTATCTTTGAGGTCGAAATGTttcaaaaacttgttttttccctttattatatttataataatcagggttagagggttagggtaTGCATTTTCCTATTGTTTTAGAGTGTTGATTTCTGGTGATACATTTAAACTAAGAggcttgtttgtttcattttcagttcaGCGAACAAGTGCCTTCTGAAAGTAGCAACCTATGCAGCTCAGCTGGAGCAGTATCCAAAAGCGATTGAGATCTATGAACAGGTGTGTAATTGCTCAGCAACAATCTTCATGTAAATATGCCATcagtcacaaaaaaaaggaagcgtAAAGATTTCAGCACTCATTCAGGTGTAACGTTTattgttatatattttattgcgggtgcttatgttttatttttacaatgtcTTTGTGGGTTGGCACTGATTGCCTTTAAAGAATCGTTGCGCATGTCAACTCTTTGTTTGCTtgaataacaaaacacactgaatCGTCCTTTTCTTTTAATAGGTTGGAACCCACGCAATGGACAGTACACTCCTGAAATACAGTGCCAAGGATCACTTCTTCAAAGCGGCGCTCTGTCACTTCTGTGTGGACATGCTGAATGCAAAAGTAAGCCCGAACAAACATCGTATGTCTCTGTACAGCAAGTGCGACACAAGCCTCTGTGTTAATATTCATCCTCTTGTCTCCCAGCTTGCTGTGCAGAAGTACGAAGAAATGTTTCCAGCCTTTTCAGACGCTAGAGAATGCAAGCTGTTGAAGGTAGGCCTCCATATTATTTCCATTccaaaaatattaaacatcaaCATTAAATATTGCCTGAGACAAGGAGAGACCAGGCTGAtaactgagagagagggagagcagaccAAATCAATAGACTCCTGAGATAAAACCTGACAACTGTTAGTGTTGCTTCTGTTTGCATCTGAGCTGATCTCTATTGCTGTGGTCAATAAAACCTCTGCTGATGACAGGTGGTTAATCCACTCGCTtgcatcaaaaaacaaaagtgtgatTGTAATAGCCTCATTCATACAGTCACCTCCCAGTCTTCATCAAGCAGACGAACCAGTAAGCATAGTTAAGGTCTCCTCCCTTAAAATCCCTTAAAAGTGTATTGACTGAAAATAAGGCTGTCAAACGACTCAAAATTATAATTGAGTTTAATCACAAAACTTCAAtagttaatcgtgattaatcaatAATTATTTTACCATCTTCAGTTaattgctgtttgaattcaaccctgcttttattttgaaataagtaAAAACCTTCTGGTAGATTGAAGGTTACGACATTAACTTTACCACAGAAACATTAACTTCTTATCGaaagctaaatgaaaacagctcaaagggacggtaaaaaaaagggaaatgtttgatgtcatgaggtggatattactttggaccgGTCCACTGAGCTGTcttaagttttttgtttttttaagtgaaagaTGAAGCAGTGTCattattttccatcactgtgactacagggagacactgcagaggctCATCTGAGCTGCGCCTatagggacaaaatagcattcGATTAGTTGTGattaaaagaatgaaaacattaatTTTAGACCTTGATTAAGTCCCCATTTAAAACCATGCTggtgtttcacattttttaaaggtcataGTTTTGTATTGCTTACAGGAATGCAGAAAGTGTATCGTAGCCTCTTGTTTTTACACACCAGTTGTCCCAGGgcgtcttttttttgtcttggtgCAGCTTATCTGATGCACAGTTATTGAAAACATACTTTTTAATCCCACCAGAAACTTCTAGACGCCTGTGAGGAACAGAATGTGGATGCCTATACTGATTCGGTGAGTAAAAGGTTCCtttcaacatattcagaaacacaggaaaaTGTAATAAGAGGGAGGAGACAATTTCCTTAAGCAAACCGTTTTGGAGTTATTTATCTCTTTGTCATGGCTTTTCTCTATCTCTGAGCCCACTGCCCGACAACGTTGTAGTCTTTTGGAGCAACAGACAACTTTTTAGGGGGTTTCCTAGCAGTGTAACTGGAAATCATAGAACTGAGAATGGTGTTGAGAAACAACGTCAAAGAGGGAATAATTGGCTGCAAAAAATGCAATCCTTTGTATCTAAATACGGAAGCTGTAGAGCTCACTGCTAAGATTAAAGACGACTGCTTTCCCAAAGGACTACTGGGGTTCTGACATGCTTTTTAATGCTTAAGCTACTACAATTAAGGCTTCCATTGCTTTATTTATGTTACATTTTGTTGTCCTTTTGTT includes these proteins:
- the napab gene encoding N-ethylmaleimide-sensitive factor attachment protein, alpha b, which produces MDNSGKEKEAMALMAEAEKKMKSSQSFFGAMFGGSSKMEEACDMYVRAANMFKMAKNWCAAGNAFSQAALLHLQMQSKHDAATNFIDAGNAFKKADPQEAINCLNRAIEIYTDMGRFTIAAKHHITIAEIYETELVDIDKAIAHYEQAADYYKGEESTSSANKCLLKVATYAAQLEQYPKAIEIYEQVGTHAMDSTLLKYSAKDHFFKAALCHFCVDMLNAKLAVQKYEEMFPAFSDARECKLLKKLLDACEEQNVDAYTDSVKEFDTISRLDQWLTTMLLRIKKTIQDDESDLR